The following coding sequences lie in one Acidobacteriota bacterium genomic window:
- the gcvH gene encoding glycine cleavage system protein GcvH — protein MYPADLKYTKDHEWIRISGNEAHVGITDYAQKQLGDVVFVELPEVGRRVKQGEVFGTIESVKAVSELFSPVGGEIVEVNNALADHPEKVNSDPHATWMVRLRIDNPSDASALLDSAAYSDFVK, from the coding sequence ATGTATCCTGCCGACCTGAAATACACGAAAGACCATGAATGGATCCGCATTTCAGGCAACGAGGCGCACGTCGGCATCACCGACTACGCGCAGAAGCAGCTGGGCGACGTCGTCTTCGTCGAGCTGCCGGAAGTGGGCCGCCGCGTGAAGCAGGGCGAGGTCTTTGGCACCATTGAATCGGTGAAGGCGGTGTCAGAGCTGTTCAGCCCGGTGGGCGGCGAAATCGTGGAAGTCAACAACGCGCTGGCCGATCACCCGGAAAAGGTCAACTCGGACCCGCACGCCACCTGGATGGTTCGCCTGCGCATCGATAACCCGTCGGATGCTTCGGCCCTGCTCGACAGCGCGGCCTACTCAGACTTTGTGAAGTGA